Proteins encoded by one window of Phenylobacterium soli:
- a CDS encoding glutamate--cysteine ligase has product MAEVACDDRPLVFEDLVRWMESGAKPKSDWRVGAEHEKFVFRLGSHAPVPYEPNGIKALLDGLTRYGWKPVYEGDNVIALERGMANVSLEPGGQFELSGAPLETIHEICEETGGHLQEVKVVADELGLGFLGLGFTPVWRRDEIPVMPKGRYKIMREYMPKVGSMGLDMMFRTCTVQANLDFGSEADMVAKFRASLALQPIATALFANSPFKEGKPTGFVSARANVWTDTDADRTGMLDFVFQDGFGFETYANYALDVPMYFVKRDGKYIDVAGRSFRDFMKGELPELPGVKPTIKDWADHTTTLFPEVRLKQYLEMRGADSGPWSRLCALPALWMGVLYDEAALAAAWDLCKGWDIADHERLRADVARVGLKAEIAGRTVQDVAKDMLAIAREGLKRRNRLSGGLVDESGYLGELDEIAASGITPAERLLELYNGPWAGDASKVFEAFAY; this is encoded by the coding sequence ATGGCCGAGGTCGCCTGCGACGATCGTCCGCTCGTGTTCGAGGACCTGGTCCGCTGGATGGAATCCGGGGCCAAGCCGAAGTCCGACTGGCGCGTGGGCGCCGAGCACGAGAAGTTTGTCTTCCGGCTGGGCAGCCACGCCCCCGTTCCCTACGAGCCGAACGGCATCAAGGCCCTGCTCGACGGCCTGACCCGCTATGGCTGGAAGCCGGTCTACGAGGGCGACAACGTCATCGCCCTGGAGCGCGGCATGGCCAATGTGTCGCTCGAGCCGGGCGGCCAGTTCGAGCTTTCGGGGGCCCCGCTCGAGACCATCCACGAGATCTGCGAGGAGACCGGCGGCCACCTCCAGGAGGTGAAGGTCGTCGCCGACGAGCTCGGCCTCGGCTTCCTCGGCCTCGGCTTCACGCCCGTCTGGCGCCGGGACGAGATCCCGGTGATGCCCAAGGGCCGCTACAAGATCATGCGCGAGTACATGCCGAAGGTCGGCTCCATGGGCCTCGACATGATGTTCCGCACCTGCACCGTGCAGGCCAATCTCGACTTCGGCTCCGAGGCCGACATGGTGGCCAAGTTCCGCGCCTCCCTGGCGCTGCAGCCGATCGCCACCGCCCTCTTCGCCAACTCGCCCTTCAAGGAGGGCAAGCCGACCGGCTTCGTCTCGGCTCGCGCCAACGTCTGGACCGACACCGACGCCGACCGCACCGGCATGCTCGACTTCGTCTTCCAGGACGGCTTCGGCTTCGAGACCTACGCCAACTACGCGCTCGACGTGCCGATGTACTTCGTCAAGCGCGACGGCAAGTACATCGACGTGGCCGGCCGCTCGTTCCGCGACTTCATGAAGGGCGAGCTGCCCGAGCTGCCGGGCGTCAAGCCGACGATCAAGGACTGGGCCGACCACACCACCACCCTGTTCCCGGAGGTGCGCCTCAAGCAGTACCTCGAGATGCGCGGCGCCGACTCCGGCCCGTGGAGCCGCCTGTGCGCCCTGCCGGCGCTGTGGATGGGCGTGCTCTACGACGAGGCGGCGCTGGCCGCGGCCTGGGACCTCTGCAAGGGCTGGGACATCGCCGACCACGAGCGCCTGCGCGCCGACGTCGCCCGCGTGGGCCTCAAGGCCGAAATCGCCGGCCGCACCGTGCAGGACGTCGCCAAGGACATGCTGGCCATCGCCCGCGAGGGGCTGAAGCGCCGCAACCGCCTCTCCGGCGGCTTGGTGGACGAGAGCGGCTACCTCGGCGAGCTCGACGAGATCGCCGCCAGCGGGATCACCCCGGCCGAGCGCCTGCTCGAGCTCTACAACGGGCCCTGGGCCGGCGACGCCTCCAAGGTGTTCGAGGCCTTTGCCTACTGA
- a CDS encoding peptide MFS transporter → MDIVFLAGLVVSVATVVPVMLQLRRHPRGLVILFFAEMWERFSYYGMRGLLIFYLTQHLLMDDKSAQGGYGAYTSLVYLTPLIGGFLADRFLGTRKAVAFGALLLVAGHFTMAFEGPPATQILTYNQAQYEFQVTGRAESRDVKLKVGDQTYAYAPTGDGGLAIKGLPANAPLPAVLPKGSYELSVRQAAPIYTNVLYLALAMIIMGVGFLKANISSIVGQLYPQGDPRRDPGFTLYYFGINLGSFWAAIACGWLGEKIGWWAGFGAAGLGMLLGYLVFVFGKPLLEGKAEPPNPERLKAKVAGPLSLEWVIYLAGIAGVAVIWFVVQRYELVGWILAAGAIAVLGYLGWFMATSCGKEERQRMLLALSLILASVVFWALYEQGGSSLNQFAERATDLRIGFGQSMTPAQTQVFQASGILIFAPVFAALWAWLGAQGRDPNPVAKFSLGLLFVGASFFVIIFGMQFAGPDFRTPLIFLAVAYLMQTTGELCLSPVGLSQMTKLAPAAVVSTMMATWFLGTSGAQWLAGRIAQMTATETVAGQVLDPAKAMATYAEVFKTIGIWGIGAGVLMLALSPVLKKWAHGASDSRPQQPEPTAPVMDGERQAVNPQAVRADRNA, encoded by the coding sequence ATGGACATCGTCTTTCTCGCCGGCCTCGTCGTCTCCGTGGCGACGGTCGTACCGGTCATGCTGCAGCTCAGGCGCCACCCGCGCGGCCTGGTCATTCTGTTCTTCGCCGAGATGTGGGAGCGCTTCTCCTACTACGGGATGCGCGGCCTCCTGATCTTCTACCTGACCCAGCACCTGCTGATGGACGACAAGTCCGCCCAGGGCGGCTACGGCGCCTACACCTCCCTCGTCTATCTGACGCCGCTGATCGGCGGCTTCCTGGCCGACCGCTTCCTTGGCACCCGCAAGGCCGTCGCCTTCGGCGCCCTGCTGCTGGTCGCCGGCCACTTCACCATGGCCTTCGAGGGGCCGCCCGCGACCCAGATCCTGACCTACAACCAGGCCCAGTACGAGTTCCAGGTCACCGGCCGCGCCGAGTCCCGTGACGTTAAGCTGAAGGTCGGCGACCAGACCTACGCCTACGCGCCCACCGGCGACGGCGGCCTGGCCATCAAGGGCCTGCCGGCGAACGCGCCGCTGCCCGCCGTCCTGCCCAAGGGCTCCTACGAGCTCAGCGTCCGCCAGGCGGCGCCGATCTACACCAACGTCCTCTACCTGGCCCTGGCCATGATCATCATGGGCGTCGGCTTCCTGAAGGCGAACATCTCCTCGATCGTCGGCCAGCTCTATCCGCAGGGCGACCCGCGCCGCGACCCGGGCTTCACCCTCTACTACTTCGGCATCAACCTCGGCTCGTTCTGGGCGGCCATCGCCTGCGGCTGGCTGGGCGAGAAGATCGGCTGGTGGGCGGGCTTCGGCGCGGCCGGCCTCGGAATGCTGCTCGGCTACCTGGTCTTCGTCTTCGGCAAGCCGCTGCTCGAGGGCAAGGCCGAGCCGCCGAACCCCGAGCGCCTCAAGGCCAAGGTCGCCGGTCCGCTCAGCCTCGAGTGGGTGATCTACCTCGCGGGCATCGCCGGCGTCGCCGTGATCTGGTTCGTCGTCCAGCGCTACGAGCTGGTCGGCTGGATCCTGGCGGCCGGCGCCATCGCGGTGCTCGGCTACCTCGGCTGGTTCATGGCCACGAGCTGCGGCAAGGAGGAGCGCCAGCGCATGCTGCTCGCCCTGTCGCTGATCCTCGCCTCGGTGGTGTTCTGGGCTCTCTACGAACAGGGCGGCTCCTCGCTCAACCAGTTCGCCGAGCGCGCCACCGATCTTCGCATCGGCTTCGGCCAGTCCATGACGCCGGCCCAGACCCAGGTCTTCCAGGCGAGCGGCATCCTGATCTTCGCGCCGGTGTTCGCCGCCCTCTGGGCCTGGCTCGGCGCGCAGGGCCGCGACCCCAACCCGGTGGCCAAGTTCTCGCTCGGCCTGCTGTTCGTCGGCGCTAGCTTCTTCGTGATCATCTTCGGCATGCAGTTCGCCGGGCCGGACTTCAGGACGCCGCTGATCTTCCTGGCGGTCGCCTATCTGATGCAGACCACGGGCGAGCTGTGCCTGTCGCCGGTCGGCCTCTCGCAGATGACCAAGCTCGCGCCCGCCGCGGTGGTGTCGACGATGATGGCCACCTGGTTCCTCGGCACCTCCGGCGCCCAGTGGCTGGCCGGCCGCATCGCCCAGATGACCGCCACCGAGACGGTGGCCGGCCAGGTGCTCGACCCGGCCAAGGCGATGGCCACCTACGCCGAGGTGTTCAAGACCATCGGCATCTGGGGCATCGGAGCCGGGGTCCTGATGCTGGCGCTCTCGCCGGTGCTCAAGAAGTGGGCCCACGGCGCGAGCGACAGCCGTCCGCAGCAGCCGGAGCCGACGGCGCCGGTCATGGACGGCGAGCGCCAGGCGGTGAACCCTCAGGCGGTGCGGGCCGACCGCAACGCCTGA
- a CDS encoding aspartyl protease family protein, producing the protein MAGLTAAMTISGVATAAPPAKCGLAKVAELPVTMRGRGPLVHVKIDGQDTALTADSGAFFSMLTPGAAQRLGLSTHPLPAGMEVRGAGRTINASVATAKTMEISGSTLRHVDFLVGGQPLATETDGLLGQNILGVLDVEYDLANGVIRLMKAEGDCRTASLAYWSKDMPLGMMTIEPQSPLEPALRGRASINDKSIEVSFDTGAAVTLIKEPAARRLGLATKDAPFKSGGVISGIGGGMDDSWIATIGSFEIGGEQVKNTQMTVTRLTGVGSDLIIGADFFLSHRVLVARSQHRLYFTYNGGPVFRLERPAAQQVAAADGAAEETLADAATYDRRGAAFLARREARRAIADFSKAVELEPKNPEHLVNRAYAYLGAGQPLLAMSDFDQALALKPDDLRALEGRGGLYLASHELTRAKADFSVALSHAPPDSMLPIEVAGAYAQAGDFTQSMTMYDAWIAAHGHDERLARALNGRCWARALSGRDLQLALDDCDAALRRATVAGFLDSRGLVHLRMGHWDKAIADYDAALKLRPDLSWSLYGRGLAKLAKGATADGQADIKAALAISPNIAKEAGRYGVTPVASAEPAAAQTAGGPG; encoded by the coding sequence ATGGCGGGGCTCACCGCCGCGATGACGATCAGCGGTGTGGCGACAGCCGCGCCGCCGGCGAAGTGTGGCCTGGCCAAGGTCGCCGAGCTGCCGGTGACGATGCGGGGGCGCGGCCCCCTGGTCCACGTCAAGATCGACGGGCAGGACACGGCCCTGACGGCGGACAGCGGCGCCTTCTTCAGCATGCTGACACCCGGGGCGGCGCAGCGGCTCGGGCTTTCGACCCACCCGCTGCCCGCGGGGATGGAGGTCCGGGGCGCGGGCCGTACAATCAACGCCTCCGTGGCGACCGCGAAGACCATGGAGATCAGCGGCTCCACCCTGCGCCACGTGGACTTCCTGGTCGGGGGCCAGCCGCTCGCCACGGAGACGGACGGGCTGCTGGGCCAGAACATCCTCGGCGTGCTCGACGTCGAATATGACCTCGCCAACGGCGTGATCCGGCTGATGAAGGCGGAAGGCGACTGCCGGACCGCGTCCCTGGCCTACTGGTCCAAGGACATGCCGCTCGGCATGATGACCATCGAACCCCAGTCGCCGCTCGAACCGGCGCTGCGCGGACGGGCGAGCATCAACGACAAGTCGATCGAGGTGAGTTTCGACACCGGCGCGGCCGTCACCCTGATCAAGGAGCCGGCGGCTCGCCGGCTCGGCCTGGCGACCAAGGACGCGCCGTTCAAATCCGGCGGCGTGATCAGCGGCATCGGCGGCGGCATGGACGATTCCTGGATCGCGACGATCGGCTCGTTCGAGATCGGCGGCGAGCAGGTGAAGAACACCCAGATGACCGTGACCCGGCTGACGGGCGTCGGCTCCGACCTGATCATCGGCGCCGACTTCTTCCTGTCCCACAGGGTGCTGGTCGCGAGGTCGCAGCATCGGCTCTACTTCACCTACAACGGCGGGCCGGTCTTCCGACTGGAGCGGCCGGCGGCGCAGCAGGTCGCGGCGGCCGACGGCGCGGCCGAGGAGACGCTGGCGGACGCGGCCACCTACGACCGGCGCGGCGCCGCATTCCTGGCGCGGCGGGAAGCGAGGCGGGCGATCGCCGACTTCAGCAAGGCCGTGGAGCTGGAGCCGAAGAACCCCGAGCACCTCGTCAATCGCGCCTATGCCTATCTCGGCGCCGGCCAGCCGCTGCTGGCGATGTCCGACTTCGACCAGGCGCTGGCGCTGAAGCCCGACGACCTGCGGGCGCTCGAAGGCCGCGGCGGCCTCTATCTCGCGAGCCATGAGTTGACGCGGGCCAAGGCCGATTTCTCGGTGGCCCTCAGCCACGCCCCGCCCGACTCCATGCTGCCGATCGAGGTCGCCGGCGCCTATGCTCAGGCCGGCGACTTCACTCAGTCGATGACCATGTACGATGCCTGGATCGCCGCCCACGGCCACGACGAGCGGCTCGCCCGGGCGCTCAACGGGCGCTGCTGGGCCCGCGCCCTGTCGGGCCGCGACCTGCAACTCGCCCTCGACGACTGCGACGCGGCCCTGCGGCGGGCCACCGTCGCCGGCTTCCTGGACAGCCGCGGCCTCGTCCACCTGCGGATGGGCCACTGGGACAAGGCCATCGCCGACTACGACGCGGCGCTGAAGCTGCGTCCGGACCTGTCCTGGTCGCTCTATGGCCGGGGCCTGGCCAAGCTCGCCAAGGGCGCGACCGCCGACGGGCAGGCCGACATCAAGGCCGCCCTCGCCATCAGTCCGAACATCGCCAAGGAGGCCGGACGGTATGGCGTGACGCCGGTCGCCTCGGCGGAGCCGGCCGCCGCTCAAACCGCCGGCGGGCCGGGGTAG
- a CDS encoding GFA family protein, producing the protein MPRYAGACHCLTVRFVVDAELTELTTCDCTLCVKKNALMAKVHEDQLAVTEGEAALSLYEWNTGRAKHYFCSRCGIYVFHRKRAAPDHFGVNVFCLEGVDMAALPVRATEGIGMTVADPRYPGPPAV; encoded by the coding sequence ATGCCGCGCTACGCGGGGGCCTGCCACTGCCTGACGGTGCGCTTCGTCGTGGACGCCGAGCTCACCGAGCTGACCACCTGCGACTGCACCCTGTGCGTGAAGAAGAACGCCCTGATGGCCAAGGTCCACGAGGACCAGCTCGCCGTCACCGAGGGCGAGGCGGCGCTCAGTCTCTACGAATGGAACACCGGTAGGGCCAAGCACTACTTCTGCAGCCGCTGCGGCATCTATGTCTTTCACCGCAAGCGCGCCGCCCCCGACCATTTCGGCGTCAACGTCTTCTGCCTGGAGGGCGTCGACATGGCCGCCCTCCCGGTCCGCGCCACCGAGGGCATCGGTATGACCGTCGCCGATCCCCGCTACCCCGGCCCGCCGGCGGTTTGA
- a CDS encoding DUF427 domain-containing protein, with translation MLKPGPDHPITLTPASQRWRAYYAGHVIADTDDALILQEANLPPVVYFPREDVGMEYMARTDRSTHCPYKGDAAYYTLNMDGQIAENAVWTYEHPHPGMDAIEGRLAFYTDRVEVYPVDDETLNHKRHPDDVDQVVQHTDAGDGHSQREHWAPTTETPDHPDGGLR, from the coding sequence ATGCTGAAGCCCGGCCCCGACCATCCGATCACCCTGACGCCCGCGAGCCAGCGCTGGCGCGCCTACTACGCCGGCCACGTGATCGCCGACACCGACGACGCCCTGATCCTGCAGGAGGCCAACCTGCCGCCGGTGGTCTATTTCCCGCGGGAGGACGTGGGCATGGAGTACATGGCCCGCACCGACCGCTCGACGCACTGCCCCTACAAGGGCGACGCCGCGTACTACACGCTCAACATGGACGGCCAGATCGCCGAGAACGCGGTCTGGACCTACGAGCACCCGCACCCCGGCATGGACGCCATCGAGGGGCGGCTCGCCTTCTACACCGACCGGGTCGAGGTCTATCCCGTCGACGACGAGACCCTGAATCACAAGCGCCACCCCGACGACGTCGACCAGGTGGTCCAGCACACCGACGCCGGCGACGGCCACTCCCAGCGCGAGCACTGGGCGCCGACCACCGAGACGCCGGACCACCCGGACGGCGGGCTGCGCTGA
- a CDS encoding TonB-dependent receptor plug domain-containing protein, which translates to MLLLTLLAQAAAVAAPAAQPATPPQGVASYPASYFASSSTNTARDMVERLPDFTLDTGASVRGFEGAAGNVLINGQRPTSKTDALDAILQRIPIGKVERIDLIRGGAPGIDMQGKTVIANVILKKDSSVRGVFALADQHVNDGRNMTGVRLEGSGGLAGGRSWEGSARYGMGPDDGVGPGRNVTRFADGRPPQIASIRSKGTDMLWQFAGAFETPLAGGRFRVNGFENLEKFKEPEQDDFSSPAFDLQDFDYKQVTHDTEAGARYTRPFGASTDLEAIALRTTRHRTTRSVSHDAFPAVTGSDHDEDFFNDRDSSELIFRGVLKHRFGDKLSLEAGVENADNKLESKTRFSANGAPVPLPAANVQVEEKRTEAFVKGAWRPAPDWTVDMGLRYETSDISSQGDVALGKSLSFAKPRITVAWAPQPATQFRARVEREVSQLDFNDFVASSSLTNATGVTTGNPNLNPQQAWVVEGEVEQRLWTGSSIVLAARHYKLTDVVDRGPVFAPNGAVFDQPTNIGDGTKDELQATVTLRMDALGWKGALIKGDFTKRWSEVTDPATHQKREISKLHPVDWTINFSQDLPAQHASVGFDLYNPWRETSYRFNFVETVKVQGYFKPFAEWKPRRDISLRVELPLINHPKDRLKDQILIFDGSRTATALPSAIQTRTFTFPYSWYIRFRKEFG; encoded by the coding sequence ATGTTGCTTCTGACTCTGCTCGCCCAAGCCGCGGCCGTGGCCGCGCCGGCCGCCCAGCCGGCGACGCCGCCGCAGGGGGTGGCGAGCTACCCGGCCTCCTACTTCGCGAGTTCCAGCACCAACACCGCCCGCGACATGGTGGAGCGGCTGCCGGACTTCACCCTCGACACCGGCGCCAGCGTCCGCGGCTTCGAGGGCGCGGCCGGCAATGTGCTGATCAACGGCCAGCGGCCGACCTCGAAGACCGACGCCCTGGACGCCATTCTGCAGCGCATCCCGATTGGCAAGGTGGAGCGCATCGATCTGATCCGCGGCGGCGCGCCGGGCATCGACATGCAGGGCAAGACCGTGATCGCCAACGTCATCCTGAAGAAGGATTCCTCGGTGCGCGGCGTCTTCGCCCTCGCCGACCAGCACGTGAACGACGGGCGCAACATGACCGGCGTGCGTCTGGAGGGCTCGGGCGGTCTGGCCGGCGGCCGCAGCTGGGAGGGCTCCGCGCGCTATGGCATGGGCCCTGACGATGGCGTCGGCCCGGGCAGAAACGTCACCCGCTTCGCCGATGGCCGGCCGCCGCAGATCGCCAGCATCCGCAGCAAGGGCACCGACATGCTCTGGCAGTTCGCCGGCGCCTTCGAGACCCCGCTCGCCGGCGGGCGCTTTCGCGTCAACGGCTTCGAGAACCTCGAGAAGTTCAAGGAGCCCGAGCAGGACGACTTCTCCTCGCCCGCCTTCGACCTGCAGGACTTCGACTACAAGCAGGTGACTCACGACACCGAGGCCGGCGCCCGCTACACGCGGCCCTTCGGGGCCTCCACCGACCTCGAGGCCATCGCCCTTCGCACCACGCGCCACCGGACCACCCGCTCGGTGTCGCACGACGCCTTCCCGGCGGTCACCGGCAGTGACCACGACGAGGATTTCTTCAACGACCGCGACTCCAGCGAGCTGATCTTCCGGGGCGTGCTGAAGCACCGCTTCGGCGACAAGCTCTCCCTGGAGGCCGGCGTCGAGAACGCGGACAACAAGCTCGAGAGCAAGACACGCTTCTCGGCCAATGGCGCGCCGGTGCCGCTGCCCGCCGCCAACGTGCAGGTCGAGGAGAAGCGCACCGAGGCCTTCGTGAAGGGCGCCTGGCGGCCGGCCCCCGACTGGACGGTCGACATGGGCCTCCGCTACGAGACCTCCGACATCTCGTCCCAGGGCGACGTGGCGCTCGGCAAGAGCCTGTCCTTCGCCAAGCCGCGGATCACCGTCGCCTGGGCGCCGCAGCCCGCCACCCAGTTCCGGGCCCGTGTCGAGCGCGAGGTCAGCCAGCTCGACTTCAACGACTTCGTCGCCTCCTCCAGCCTGACCAACGCCACCGGCGTCACCACCGGCAACCCCAACCTCAACCCGCAGCAGGCCTGGGTGGTCGAGGGCGAGGTGGAGCAGCGGCTGTGGACCGGTTCGTCGATCGTGCTCGCCGCGCGGCACTACAAGCTGACCGACGTCGTCGACCGGGGCCCGGTGTTCGCACCGAACGGCGCGGTCTTCGACCAGCCGACCAACATCGGCGACGGAACCAAGGACGAGCTGCAGGCCACCGTCACCCTGCGCATGGACGCGCTCGGCTGGAAGGGCGCCCTGATCAAGGGCGACTTCACCAAGCGCTGGAGCGAGGTGACCGATCCGGCGACGCACCAGAAGCGGGAGATCTCCAAGCTCCACCCGGTCGACTGGACGATCAACTTCAGCCAGGACCTGCCGGCGCAGCACGCCAGCGTCGGGTTCGACCTCTACAATCCCTGGCGCGAGACCTCGTATCGGTTCAACTTCGTCGAGACGGTGAAGGTGCAGGGCTACTTCAAGCCCTTCGCCGAGTGGAAGCCGCGGCGCGACATCAGCCTCAGGGTCGAGCTGCCGCTGATCAACCACCCGAAGGACCGGCTGAAGGACCAGATCCTGATCTTCGACGGATCGCGCACGGCCACCGCCCTGCCCTCCGCCATCCAGACCCGGACCTTCACCTTCCCCTACAGCTGGTACATCCGCTTCCGGAAGGAATTCGGCTGA